The following DNA comes from Pseudomonadota bacterium.
CACCTTTTTCCTATAATGTTGAAGAGTTTATAATTATGGGCAGGTACCCACATTTCCATAAGAGGTTTCTTTATGGTGATGAAGAAAAAAGATTTGTGGTGGAAATAATGGAGACAATGAACATGAGCACATTATTGGGGCGACAGCTTCAAACGCTATCGGAGGGTGAGAGGCAGAAGGTATATCTTGCTCAATGTATTGCACAAGACCCAGGGGTATTACTCCTTGATGAACCAGTAAGCCACCTTGATATCAAGCACCAGATGCACACCCTTGAAATACTGGAGAATCTGCATAATGAGGGATTGACCATCCTTATGGTATTACATGACCTTAATCTTACCTCGGAGTTCTGTTCAAGGGTTGTGCTTATATCAAACGGTAGCGTATATGCGGATGGTGAGCCACAGACCACACTCACCTTTCAAAACATAGAGGATGTCTATGATACAGTTGTCATTGTGAAAGAAAATCCCCTCTCAAAAAAACCCTATGTTATTCCTGTATCGAAGAAGTACCTGAAAAAACAGTGAATGTCATTCCTTCCATTCAAAAAATTCTTTAAACTTTTTCTTAAAGCCCTTACGGCCTATTCCTATGTCTTCATTAAATTCTTTTGCGAGTTCTTCCATTAATACCTTTTGTCTTTCTGTGAGGTTATCGGGTATTTTTATGTTCAGGTACACAAGCTCATCGCCCCTTCCATATCCATTTGATTTTGTTACACCAAACCCCTTTATTCTGAATATCTTTCCAGGCTGTGTTCCTGGTGAAATAGTTATTTTCATATCCCCTTCAACCGTTGGGACATTTATTTCACCTCCAAGACACAAAAGCGGGAAGTTCACATCCACTTGAACAGTAATATCATCACCTTCCCTCTCAAATATCGTGTGTTCTTTTACCTTCAAGACAATGTAGAGATCACCAGGAGATGTATCCCCATAGCCCTGTAACCCCTCCCCCCTTAATTTCAATCTTGCACCAGTGTCTACACCTGGAGGGATTTTAACCTTTATCTTCTTTTTCGTTTTTACATGCCCCTTCCCCTTACATGTCTTACAAGGATTTTTTATGATATATCCATCACCGTTACAATAATCACATGTTCTATTAATTGTGAAGAATCCATGGCTGTGCCGGACCTGTCCTCTTCCACCACAAGACTTACATACAATTGGTTGATGACCTGGTTCTATTCTTGAACCATTACAGGTTGGACACTTTTCGTCCTTTGGTATTTCT
Coding sequences within:
- a CDS encoding ABC transporter ATP-binding protein, which codes for MCNVTFSYGRHRVLHDINLEVKKGEVVGIIGPNGAGKSTLLKLLAGYLIPDEGSITFLGRDLKDYDKRELARHMATLPQTLDTPFSYNVEEFIIMGRYPHFHKRFLYGDEEKRFVVEIMETMNMSTLLGRQLQTLSEGERQKVYLAQCIAQDPGVLLLDEPVSHLDIKHQMHTLEILENLHNEGLTILMVLHDLNLTSEFCSRVVLISNGSVYADGEPQTTLTFQNIEDVYDTVVIVKENPLSKKPYVIPVSKKYLKKQ
- the dnaJ gene encoding molecular chaperone DnaJ; translation: MMRKDYHETLNVSRNATDEEIKKAYRKLALKYHPDRNPDNKEAEERFKEINEAYEVLSDREKRSRYERFGTVDDTGTFFDFGFRRDFDDIFNDLFSDFFGGQRQREKKGEDLRYNLEIEFEESVFGVEKEIEIPKDEKCPTCNGSRIEPGHQPIVCKSCGGRGQVRHSHGFFTINRTCDYCNGDGYIIKNPCKTCKGKGHVKTKKKIKVKIPPGVDTGARLKLRGEGLQGYGDTSPGDLYIVLKVKEHTIFEREGDDITVQVDVNFPLLCLGGEINVPTVEGDMKITISPGTQPGKIFRIKGFGVTKSNGYGRGDELVYLNIKIPDNLTERQKVLMEELAKEFNEDIGIGRKGFKKKFKEFFEWKE